Proteins encoded in a region of the Tripterygium wilfordii isolate XIE 37 chromosome 21, ASM1340144v1, whole genome shotgun sequence genome:
- the LOC119988313 gene encoding metacaspase-4-like, which yields MAKKAVLIGINYPGTKAELKGCINDVQRMYRCLVDRYGFNESDVNVLIDTDDSYTQPTGKNIRKALADLLRSAEPGDILFVHYSGHGTRLPAETGDDDDTGYDECIVPCDMNLITDDDFRELVDQIPEGCQMTIVSDSCHSGGLIDEAKEQIGESTKSAEDESDSGSGFGFKTFLRSTVEGAFESRGIHIPSGLRRHHRRDEEDVDDRAVEEEYGERGYVKSRSLPLSTLIEILKQKTGKEDIDVGKLRPSLFDIFGDDSSPKVKKFMKVILNKLQHGDGESGGGGLLGMVGSLAQEFLKQKLENDDEYVKPALETEVGSKQEVYAGAAKRSLPDGGILISGCQTDQTSADASPGGNSSEAYGALSNGIQTILAEADGAVTNQELVLKTRRVLKTQGFSQRPGLYCSDHHVDAGFIC from the exons ATGGCGAAGAAGGCGGTATTGATTGGCATCAACTACCCGGGAACCAAGGCGGAGCTCAAGGGATGCATCAACGACGTCCAGCGGATGTACCGCTGCCTCGTCGACCGGTACGGCTTCAATGAGTCCGATGTAAACGTCCTCATCGACACCGATGATTCCTACACGCAGCCAACGGGGAAGAACATCCGGAAGGCACTGGCTGATCTCTTGCGATCGGCGGAGCCAGGGGACATTCTGTTTGTTCACTACAGTGGACACGGCACTCGACTCCCGGCCGAGACTGGAGACGATGATGATACTGGTTATGATGAGTGTATTGTGCCTTGTGATATGAATCTCATCACTG ATGATGATTTCAGGGAACTTGTGGATCAGATCCCTGAAGGGTGTCAGATGACCATTGTCTCTGATTCATGTCATAGTGGTGGTCTCATTGATGAGGCTAAAGAGCAGATTGGGGAGAGCACAAAGAGTGCTGAGGATGAATCAGATTCTGGTTCTGGATTTGGGTTTAAAACCTTCTTGCGGAGTACTGTGGAAGGTGCATTTGAATCTCGAGGTATTCACATCCCTTCTGGACTTCGCCGTCACCACCGTAGAGATGAGGAAGATGTTGATGACAGGGCTGTAGAAGAAGAATATGGTGAGCGGGGTTATGTGAAAAGTAGATCTCTACCTCTCTCAACTCTCATAGAAATACTCAAGCAGAAAACTGGTAAAGAAGACATTGATGTTGGGAAGCTGAGACCATCCCTTTTCGACATCTTTGGTGACGATTCCAGTCCTAAGGTGAAGAAGTTCATGAAGGTCATTCTGAACAAACTCCAGCATGGCGATGGTGAAAGTGGGGGTGGTGGGCTTTTGGGAATGGTTGGCAGTTTGGCTCAAGAGTTTCTCAAACAGAAGCTGGAGAATGATGACGAGTATGTAAAACCTGCGCTGGAGACAGAAGTTGGTAGCAAGCAAGAAGTTTATGCTGGAGCAGCCAAGCGCTCCCTCCCAGATGGCGGAATTTTGATTAGCGGCTGCCAAACCGATCAAACTTCTGCTGATGCCAGTCCAGGAGGAAATTCCAGTGAAGCTTATGGGGCACTTAGCAATGGCATCCAGACAATACTCGCCGAGGCAGACGGTGCAGTTACTAATCAGGAGCTGGTTTTGAAGACTAGGAGAGTGCTCAAAACTCAAGGTTTTTCTCAACGGCCTGGCCTCTATTGCAGTGACCATCATGTTGATGCTGGTTTTATTTGCTGA
- the LOC119988311 gene encoding protein FORGETTER 1-like isoform X2 has translation MAGETFMDYRPPKLSIGPSHPDPVVETSSLSAVQPPEPTYDLKIRDDLESSNALSCLQIETLVYACQRHLQHLPSGSRAGFFIGDGAGVGKGRTIAGLIWENWHHGRKKALWISVGSDLKFDARRDLDDMGAVVIEVHALNKLPYSKLDSKSVGIREGVVFSTYSSLIASSEKGRSRLQQLVQWCGSGFDGLVIFDECHKAKNLVPEAGSQPTRTGEAVLDIQARLPEARVVYCSATGASEPRNMGYMVRLGLWGTGTCFPDFQKFLGALDKGGVGALELVAMDMKARGMYVCRTLSYKGAEFEEVEAPLEAEMMEMYQKAAEFWAELRVELLSASAFLTNEKPTSSQVWRLYWSSHQRFFRHMCMSAKVPATVRLAKQALVENKCVVIGLQSTGEARTEEAVTKYGLELDDFISGPRELLLKFVEENYPVPEKPEPLPVPGEESVKELQRKRHSATPGVSIKGRVRKVAKWDPATDDESDLESDSDSEHDSNESDDEFQICEICTTEEERKKLLQCSCCGQLVHPTCLVPPISDLVSEDWSCHSCKEKTEEFLQARYAYVAELTKRYEAALERKTKILDIIRSLDLPNNPLDDIIDQLGGPDRVAEMTGRRGMFVRASSGKGVTYQARNTKDVTLEMVNMHEKQLFMDGKKLVAIISEAGSAGVSLQADRRAENQKRRVHITLELPWSADRAIQQFGRTHRSNQASAPEYRLMFSNLGGERRFASIVAKRLETLGALTQGDRRAGLTLSAYNYDSAYGKKALMVMYRGIMEQDALPVVPPGCSSEEPDTIQDFITRAKAALMSVGIVRDTLFGNGNGKLSGRIIDSDMHDVGRFLNRLLGLPPDIQNRLFELFVSILDLLIQNARIEGNLDSGIVDLRANIIELQGTPKTVHVDQMSGASTVLFTFTLDRGITWESASTMLKEKQEDGLGSANDGFYESKREWLGRRHFSLAFESTTSGMFKIVRPAVGESLREMPLAELKNKYRKVLSLEKACSGWEDEYEISSKQCMHGPNCKLGGFCTVGRRLQEVNVLGGLILPVWGTIEKALSKQARQSHKRLRVVRIETTTDSQRIVGLLVPNAAVESVLQDLAWVQEIDDQDEVGP, from the exons ATGGCGGGAGAAACATTTATGGACTAT CGCCCTCCGAAATTATCTATCGGACCCTCTCATCCAGATCCTGTTGTGGAGACATCTTCCCTATCAGCAGTGCAGCCACCTGAGCCTACTTATGATCTGAAAATTAGAGATGATTTGGAAAGTTCAAATGCTTTGTCATGTTTGCAGATTGAGACGTTGGTGTACGCCTGTCAG AGGCACCTCCAGCACCTTCCAAGTGGCTCTAGGGCAGGATTTTTTATTGGGGATGGAGCTGGTGTGGGTAAAGGTCGAACCATAGCAGGTCTAATTTGGGAAAATTGGCACCATGGAAGGAAAAAAGCATT GTGGATTTCTGTTGGTTCAGACTTGAAGTTTGATGCTAGAAGAGATTTGGATGATATGGGGGCTGTGGTTATAGAAG TGCATGCTTTGAACAAGCTGCCTTATTCTAAGCTTGACTCAAAGTCTGTTGGGATCAGGGAGGGAGTAGTGTTTTCAACATACAGCAGCCTCATTGCATCTTCGGAGAAAGGTCGTTCTCGTCTGCAGCAACTTGTGCAATGGTGTGGATCAGGATTTGATGGTCTTGTCATATTTGATGAG TGCCACAAAGCCAAAAATTTGGTGCCTGAAGCCGGAAGTCAGCCAACACGAACAGGTGAAGCAGTTCTTGATATTCAG GCTCGCCTTCCTGAAGCACGTGTTGTTTATTGCTCTGCCACTGGTGCTTCGGAACCACGCAACATGGGTTATATGGTCAGACTTGGTCTCTGGGGAACTGGAACATGTTTTCCTGATTTCCAGAAATTTTTAG GTGCTCTTGATAAAGGAGGTGTTGGAGCACTGGAACTCGTTGCAATGGACATGAAAGCAAG GGGCATGTATGTTTGCCGCACCCTTAGTTACAAAGGGGCAGAGTTTGAAGAAGTTGAAGCACCATTAGAGGCTGAAATGATG GAAATGTACCAAAAAGCAGCAGAATTTTGGGCAGAGTTACGAGTGGAATTGCTTTCAGCCAGTGCTTTTCTTACCAATGAGAAACCTACTTCTAGTCAAGTGTGGAGATTGTATTGGTCAAGCCATCAG CGCTTCTTTAGACACATGTGTATGTCAGCTAAGGTGCCAGCTACTGTAAGACTAGCTAAGCAAGCATTGGTGGAAAACAAATGTGTGGTCATTGGCCTTCAGAGCACTGGCGAGGCTCGAACTGAAGAAGCTGTGACAAAATAT GGTCTTGAACTTGATGATTTTATTTCGGGACCTCGAGAACTATTGCTGAAATTTGTGGAAGAAAATTATCCCGTGCCTGAAAAGCCTGAGCCTCTCCCAGTCCCAG GAGAAGAGAGTGTAAAGGAGCTTCAGCGAAAGAGGCACTCTGCAACTCCTGGTGTATCAATAAAAGGAAGAGTAAGAAAAGTTGCAAAATGGGATCCTGCAACTGATGACGAAAGTGATTTAGAATCTGATT CTGATTCTGAGCATGATTCTAACGAGTCTGATGATGAGTTTCAAATTTGTGAGATTTGCACTACTGAGGAG GAACGAAAGAAATTGCTCCAATGTTCATGTTGTGGCCAACTGGTCCATCCTACATGTTTGGTACCACCTATTAGTGATCTTGTTTCTGAAGATTGGTCATGCCACTCATGcaaagaaaaaacagaggaaTTTCTTCAAGCAAGATATGCCTATGTGGCAGAACTTACGAAGAG GTATGAAGCGGCTTTGGAGCGTAAGACAAAAATTTTAGACATTATTCGTTCTTTGGATCTTCCAAACAATCCTTTGGATGATATTATTGATCAG CTCGGAGGCCCTGATAGAGTTGCAGAAATGACTGGTAGGCGAGGCATGTTTGTAAGGGCCTCTAGTGGAAAAGGTGTAACTTATCAAGCACGAAACAC AAAGGATGTGACGTTGGAAATGGTCAACATGCACGAGAAGCAGCTATTTATGGATGGAAAGAAGTTGGTTGCTATAATCTCTGAAGCTGGATCAGCCGGTGTTTCTTTGCAGGCTGATAGAAGAGCGGAAAATCAG AAACGAAGGGTTCATATAACGCTAGAACTCCCCTGGAGTGCTGACCGAGCAATTCAACAGTTTGGAAGAACTCATCGGTCAAATCAAGCTTCTGCTCCCGAATATAG GCTAATGTTCTCTAATCTTGGTGGAGAACGCAGATTTGCATCTATTGTTGCTAAGAGATTGGAAACCCTTGGAGCCTTAACGCAGGGAGATCGCAg GGCAGGACTAACTTTGAGTGCTTATAATTATGATAGTGCTTATGGAAAGAAGGCCTTGATGGTGATGTATAGAGGAATCATGGAGCAG GATGCTCTGCCAGTTGTACCTCCTGGATGTTCATCTGAAGAACCTGATACAATTCAAGATTTTATCACAAGGGCAAAAGCAGCTCTAATGTCTGTTGGAATCGTCAGGGATACACTTTTTG GTAATGGAAATGGTAAGTTATCTGGCCGTATAATTGACTCGGACATGCATGATGTTGGTCGTTTCCTCAATCGGCTCTTAGGTCTGCCACCTGACATTCAGAACAG GCTGTTTGAGCTTTTTGTCAGCATTTTGGATCTTCTTATTCAGAATGCACGGATTGAAGGAAATCTTGACTCAGGGATTGTTGATTTGAGAGCTAATATTATTGAACTACAAGGAACTCCAAAG ACTGTCCATGTTGATCAAATGTCTGGGGCATCGACAGTGTTGTTTACTTTTACTTTGGATCGTGGGATTACATGGGAG TCTGCGAGTACCATGCTCAAAGAGAAGCAAGAAGATGGGCTTGGCTCAGCGAATGATGGATTCTATGAATCTAAGAGGGAATGGTTGGGGAGACGCCACTTCAGTTTAGCATTTGAGAG TACTACATCAGGAATGTTTAAGATCGTCCGCCCTGCTGTTGGAGAATCACTAAG GGAAATGCCTTTGGCAGagctaaaaaataaatacagaaAAGTATTATCTTTAGAGAAGGCGTGCAGTGGATGGGAAGATGAGTACGAAATCTCATCCAAACAG TGCATGCATGGCCCCAATTGTAAACTTGGCGGCTTTTGTACTGTTGGCCGAAGACTGCAGGAAGTAAATGTTTTGGGTGGCCTCATTCTTCCTGTTTGGGGAACTATTGAGAAGGCTCTTTCAAAGCAG GCTCGCCAGAGCCATAAGCGGCTTCGGGTTGTGCGAATAGAGACTACCACAGATAGCCAGCGAATTGTTGGGTTGTTGGTGCCCAATGCAGCAGTTGAATCAGTTCTTCaag ATTTGGCATGGGTTCAAGAAATTGATGATCAAGACGAAGTAGGGCCTTAG
- the LOC119990029 gene encoding NAC domain-containing protein 45-like — protein MAPMSLPPGFRFHPTDEELVAYYLDRKISGHSIELEIIPEVDLYKCEPWDLPEKSFLPSKDMEWYFYSPRDRKYPNGSRTNRATRAGYWKATGKDRAVQSRKRAVGMKKTLVYYTGRAPHGCRTNWIMHEYRLIHSLCPPDPFASNNASTLKDSYALCRIFKKSIEIPKRKEDKVEDDHSSGIIINRSREVEDDENMNNNDNSLKFIPNSDTSSSDLTQGTPADDLQAPFAGSDEANSSAKYIYSFNNHVEAHLISSSSTLFQDMDMPSSWSMHCQQPYYPPLEVEDFPQINIITETIPSKTTNDDHQRIYDEYKDCMNGTLEEILSLCSSQPTSLLPMQRY, from the exons ATGGCACCCATGAGTCTCCCTCCTGGATTTAGGTTCCATCCAACAGATGAAGAGCTTGTTGCTTACTATTTGGACAGGAAAATCAGCGGTCACTCCATTGAGCTTGAGATCATTCCAGAAGTTGATCTCTACAAGTGTGAACCATGGGATTTACCAGAGAAGTCATTTTTGCCAAGTAAGGATATGGAGTGGTACTTCTACAGTCCAAGAGATAGAAAGTACCCAAATGGGTCAAGAACAAATAGGGCAACAAGAGCTGGTTATTGGAAGGCAACAGGGAAAGACAGGGCTGTGCAATCAAGGAAGAGAGCAGTTGGGATGAAGAAGACATTGGTTTATTATACGGGTAGGGCTCCCCATGGCTGCAGAACTAATTGGATCATGCATGAGTATCGATTGATTCACTCCTTGTGTCCTCCCGATCCTTTTGCATCTAATAATGCATCAACTTTGAAG GATTCTTACGCGCTATGTCGAATCTTCAAGAAATCAATAGAAATtccgaaaagaaaagaagataaagTTGAAGATGATCACTCCAGCGGGATAATAATTAATCGTAGCAGAGAAGTTGAAGATGATGAGAATATGAATAACAATGATAATTCGTTGAAATTCATCCCTAATTCAGATACATCTTCTTCGGATCTCACTCAAGGAACACCAGCTGACGATTTACAAGCTCCGTTTGCCGGCTCCGATGAAGCTAACAGTTCTGCTAAGTACATCTACTCTTTCAATAATCACGTGGAAGCTCACTTGATCTCTTCATCATCAACTTTATTTCAG GACATGGATATGCCAAGCTCTTGGAGCATGCATTGCCAACAACCTTATTATCCTCCCTTAGAAGTGGAAGATTTCCCGCAAATAAACATAATTACAGAGACTATACCATCAAAGACGACGAATGATGATCATCAAAGGATTTACGACGAATACAAGGATTGCATGAATGGAACCTTAGAAGAGATTTTGTCTTTGTGTTCTTCTCAACCAACTTCACTACTCCCCATGCAACGCTACTAA
- the LOC119988311 gene encoding protein FORGETTER 1-like isoform X1, producing MTQQPSVPPLSLPPPSPVAQGVQVRCAGCRMILTVGPGLTEFVCPTCQLPQMLPPELMNRVHQHHLDNHQQPQPPNKAPPPQAHGIDPTKMQLPCANCKAILNVPHGLARFNCPQCNVELAVDLSKIKQMFPPRPPIEEVNEVAIEVEREEDEGGMAGETFMDYRPPKLSIGPSHPDPVVETSSLSAVQPPEPTYDLKIRDDLESSNALSCLQIETLVYACQRHLQHLPSGSRAGFFIGDGAGVGKGRTIAGLIWENWHHGRKKALWISVGSDLKFDARRDLDDMGAVVIEVHALNKLPYSKLDSKSVGIREGVVFSTYSSLIASSEKGRSRLQQLVQWCGSGFDGLVIFDECHKAKNLVPEAGSQPTRTGEAVLDIQARLPEARVVYCSATGASEPRNMGYMVRLGLWGTGTCFPDFQKFLGALDKGGVGALELVAMDMKARGMYVCRTLSYKGAEFEEVEAPLEAEMMEMYQKAAEFWAELRVELLSASAFLTNEKPTSSQVWRLYWSSHQRFFRHMCMSAKVPATVRLAKQALVENKCVVIGLQSTGEARTEEAVTKYGLELDDFISGPRELLLKFVEENYPVPEKPEPLPVPGEESVKELQRKRHSATPGVSIKGRVRKVAKWDPATDDESDLESDSDSEHDSNESDDEFQICEICTTEEERKKLLQCSCCGQLVHPTCLVPPISDLVSEDWSCHSCKEKTEEFLQARYAYVAELTKRYEAALERKTKILDIIRSLDLPNNPLDDIIDQLGGPDRVAEMTGRRGMFVRASSGKGVTYQARNTKDVTLEMVNMHEKQLFMDGKKLVAIISEAGSAGVSLQADRRAENQKRRVHITLELPWSADRAIQQFGRTHRSNQASAPEYRLMFSNLGGERRFASIVAKRLETLGALTQGDRRAGLTLSAYNYDSAYGKKALMVMYRGIMEQDALPVVPPGCSSEEPDTIQDFITRAKAALMSVGIVRDTLFGNGNGKLSGRIIDSDMHDVGRFLNRLLGLPPDIQNRLFELFVSILDLLIQNARIEGNLDSGIVDLRANIIELQGTPKTVHVDQMSGASTVLFTFTLDRGITWESASTMLKEKQEDGLGSANDGFYESKREWLGRRHFSLAFESTTSGMFKIVRPAVGESLREMPLAELKNKYRKVLSLEKACSGWEDEYEISSKQCMHGPNCKLGGFCTVGRRLQEVNVLGGLILPVWGTIEKALSKQARQSHKRLRVVRIETTTDSQRIVGLLVPNAAVESVLQDLAWVQEIDDQDEVGP from the exons ATGACGCAGCAGCCATCGGTGCCACCGCTATCGCTGCCTCCTCCATCACCGGTAGCGCAAGGGGTGCAGGTGCGCTGCGCCGGCTGCCGGATGATCCTGACTGTGGGACCGGGGTTGACGGAGTTTGTCTGCCCGACTTGCCAATTGCCGCAGATGCTCCCGCCGGAGCTGATGAATAGGGTCCATCAGCACCACCTGGACAACCATCAGCAACCGCAGCCGCCGAATAAGGCGCCTCCTCCGCAAGCGCACGGGATCGATCCGACGAAGATGCAGCTGCCATGCGCTAATTGCAAGGCAATCCTCAATGTACCCCATGGTTTGGCCAGGTTCAATTGCCCGcagtgcaatgttgaacttgcCGTCGACTTGTCGAAGATTAAACAAATGTTTCCTCCTAGGCCTCCTATCGAGGAAGTGAACGAG GTTGCCATTGAAGTGGAGCGAGAGGAAGATGAGGGTGGCATGGCGGGAGAAACATTTATGGACTAT CGCCCTCCGAAATTATCTATCGGACCCTCTCATCCAGATCCTGTTGTGGAGACATCTTCCCTATCAGCAGTGCAGCCACCTGAGCCTACTTATGATCTGAAAATTAGAGATGATTTGGAAAGTTCAAATGCTTTGTCATGTTTGCAGATTGAGACGTTGGTGTACGCCTGTCAG AGGCACCTCCAGCACCTTCCAAGTGGCTCTAGGGCAGGATTTTTTATTGGGGATGGAGCTGGTGTGGGTAAAGGTCGAACCATAGCAGGTCTAATTTGGGAAAATTGGCACCATGGAAGGAAAAAAGCATT GTGGATTTCTGTTGGTTCAGACTTGAAGTTTGATGCTAGAAGAGATTTGGATGATATGGGGGCTGTGGTTATAGAAG TGCATGCTTTGAACAAGCTGCCTTATTCTAAGCTTGACTCAAAGTCTGTTGGGATCAGGGAGGGAGTAGTGTTTTCAACATACAGCAGCCTCATTGCATCTTCGGAGAAAGGTCGTTCTCGTCTGCAGCAACTTGTGCAATGGTGTGGATCAGGATTTGATGGTCTTGTCATATTTGATGAG TGCCACAAAGCCAAAAATTTGGTGCCTGAAGCCGGAAGTCAGCCAACACGAACAGGTGAAGCAGTTCTTGATATTCAG GCTCGCCTTCCTGAAGCACGTGTTGTTTATTGCTCTGCCACTGGTGCTTCGGAACCACGCAACATGGGTTATATGGTCAGACTTGGTCTCTGGGGAACTGGAACATGTTTTCCTGATTTCCAGAAATTTTTAG GTGCTCTTGATAAAGGAGGTGTTGGAGCACTGGAACTCGTTGCAATGGACATGAAAGCAAG GGGCATGTATGTTTGCCGCACCCTTAGTTACAAAGGGGCAGAGTTTGAAGAAGTTGAAGCACCATTAGAGGCTGAAATGATG GAAATGTACCAAAAAGCAGCAGAATTTTGGGCAGAGTTACGAGTGGAATTGCTTTCAGCCAGTGCTTTTCTTACCAATGAGAAACCTACTTCTAGTCAAGTGTGGAGATTGTATTGGTCAAGCCATCAG CGCTTCTTTAGACACATGTGTATGTCAGCTAAGGTGCCAGCTACTGTAAGACTAGCTAAGCAAGCATTGGTGGAAAACAAATGTGTGGTCATTGGCCTTCAGAGCACTGGCGAGGCTCGAACTGAAGAAGCTGTGACAAAATAT GGTCTTGAACTTGATGATTTTATTTCGGGACCTCGAGAACTATTGCTGAAATTTGTGGAAGAAAATTATCCCGTGCCTGAAAAGCCTGAGCCTCTCCCAGTCCCAG GAGAAGAGAGTGTAAAGGAGCTTCAGCGAAAGAGGCACTCTGCAACTCCTGGTGTATCAATAAAAGGAAGAGTAAGAAAAGTTGCAAAATGGGATCCTGCAACTGATGACGAAAGTGATTTAGAATCTGATT CTGATTCTGAGCATGATTCTAACGAGTCTGATGATGAGTTTCAAATTTGTGAGATTTGCACTACTGAGGAG GAACGAAAGAAATTGCTCCAATGTTCATGTTGTGGCCAACTGGTCCATCCTACATGTTTGGTACCACCTATTAGTGATCTTGTTTCTGAAGATTGGTCATGCCACTCATGcaaagaaaaaacagaggaaTTTCTTCAAGCAAGATATGCCTATGTGGCAGAACTTACGAAGAG GTATGAAGCGGCTTTGGAGCGTAAGACAAAAATTTTAGACATTATTCGTTCTTTGGATCTTCCAAACAATCCTTTGGATGATATTATTGATCAG CTCGGAGGCCCTGATAGAGTTGCAGAAATGACTGGTAGGCGAGGCATGTTTGTAAGGGCCTCTAGTGGAAAAGGTGTAACTTATCAAGCACGAAACAC AAAGGATGTGACGTTGGAAATGGTCAACATGCACGAGAAGCAGCTATTTATGGATGGAAAGAAGTTGGTTGCTATAATCTCTGAAGCTGGATCAGCCGGTGTTTCTTTGCAGGCTGATAGAAGAGCGGAAAATCAG AAACGAAGGGTTCATATAACGCTAGAACTCCCCTGGAGTGCTGACCGAGCAATTCAACAGTTTGGAAGAACTCATCGGTCAAATCAAGCTTCTGCTCCCGAATATAG GCTAATGTTCTCTAATCTTGGTGGAGAACGCAGATTTGCATCTATTGTTGCTAAGAGATTGGAAACCCTTGGAGCCTTAACGCAGGGAGATCGCAg GGCAGGACTAACTTTGAGTGCTTATAATTATGATAGTGCTTATGGAAAGAAGGCCTTGATGGTGATGTATAGAGGAATCATGGAGCAG GATGCTCTGCCAGTTGTACCTCCTGGATGTTCATCTGAAGAACCTGATACAATTCAAGATTTTATCACAAGGGCAAAAGCAGCTCTAATGTCTGTTGGAATCGTCAGGGATACACTTTTTG GTAATGGAAATGGTAAGTTATCTGGCCGTATAATTGACTCGGACATGCATGATGTTGGTCGTTTCCTCAATCGGCTCTTAGGTCTGCCACCTGACATTCAGAACAG GCTGTTTGAGCTTTTTGTCAGCATTTTGGATCTTCTTATTCAGAATGCACGGATTGAAGGAAATCTTGACTCAGGGATTGTTGATTTGAGAGCTAATATTATTGAACTACAAGGAACTCCAAAG ACTGTCCATGTTGATCAAATGTCTGGGGCATCGACAGTGTTGTTTACTTTTACTTTGGATCGTGGGATTACATGGGAG TCTGCGAGTACCATGCTCAAAGAGAAGCAAGAAGATGGGCTTGGCTCAGCGAATGATGGATTCTATGAATCTAAGAGGGAATGGTTGGGGAGACGCCACTTCAGTTTAGCATTTGAGAG TACTACATCAGGAATGTTTAAGATCGTCCGCCCTGCTGTTGGAGAATCACTAAG GGAAATGCCTTTGGCAGagctaaaaaataaatacagaaAAGTATTATCTTTAGAGAAGGCGTGCAGTGGATGGGAAGATGAGTACGAAATCTCATCCAAACAG TGCATGCATGGCCCCAATTGTAAACTTGGCGGCTTTTGTACTGTTGGCCGAAGACTGCAGGAAGTAAATGTTTTGGGTGGCCTCATTCTTCCTGTTTGGGGAACTATTGAGAAGGCTCTTTCAAAGCAG GCTCGCCAGAGCCATAAGCGGCTTCGGGTTGTGCGAATAGAGACTACCACAGATAGCCAGCGAATTGTTGGGTTGTTGGTGCCCAATGCAGCAGTTGAATCAGTTCTTCaag ATTTGGCATGGGTTCAAGAAATTGATGATCAAGACGAAGTAGGGCCTTAG
- the LOC119988312 gene encoding E3 ubiquitin-protein ligase RGLG4-like, with the protein MGGLFSHPKKHNQGGYVRRRRSSSSSRTRNLDAPREATPYIYPKMTSREVSSNLDRSGSSTSIDHGSASSIQKKGNSLVEKKPSMKKKYAFIPDTFSSLDQVTVALREAGLESSNLIVGIDFTKSNEWTGKVSFNNRSLHAIGDTPNPYEKAISIIGKTLAPFDEDNLIPCFGFGDATTHDQEVFSFHSDHSSCHGFEEVLSCYKNIVPNLRLSGPTSYAPVVEAAIDIVENSGGQYHVLVIIADGQVTRSVNTSDGELSPQEQKTIKAIVDASQYALSIVLVGVGDGPWEDMKSFDDKIPAREFDNFQFVNFTDIMSKNKTPSEKETAFALAALMEIPIQYKAAAELHLIGQRTGRAKKVALRPPPVPYARRAPTERQESDLSATITNEAQACPICLTNGKDLAFSCGHMTCRECGSRVSNCPICRQRITERIRLYA; encoded by the exons ATGGGGGGCTTGTTCTCACATCCTAAAAAGCACAACCAAGGAGGCTatgttagaagaagaagaagcagcagcagcagcagaactagaaacttagacgcACCAAGAGAAGCAACCCCATATATATACCCAAAGATGACGTCCAGAGAAGTATCATCTAATTTGGACAGAAGTGGCAGTAGCACCAGTATTGACCATGGGAGTGCTAGTAGTATTCAAAAGAAAGGCAACTCTCTGGTAGAAAAGAAGCCATCTATGAAGAAGAAATATGCTTTCATCCCTGATACCTTTTCTTCACTTGACCAG GTTACAGTGGCCTTGAGAGAAGCTGGTCTGGAATCATCCAACCTTATTGTTGGAATTGATTTTACTAAAAGCAATGAATGGACAG GCAAAGTCTCATTCAATAACCGGAGCCTGCACGCCATTGGCGATACGCCTAATCCATACGAGAAAGCAATCTCAATCATTGGAAAGACTCTAGCTCCTTTTGATGAAGACAACTTGATCCCTTGCTTTGGCTTTGGCGACG CCACTACTCATGATCAAGAAGTTTTTAGCTTTCACAGTGATCATTCATCTTGTCATGGTTTTGAAGAAGTTCTGTCCTGCTACAAAAATATAGTCCCAAACTTGAGACTTTCAG GGCCGACGTCGTATGCACCAGTAGTTGAGGCTGCTATTGACATTGTGGAGAATAGTGGAGGCCAGTACCATGTCTTAGTCATCATCGCGGACGGCCAG GTTACTAGAAGTGTCAATACAAGTGATGGAGAACTGAGTCCCCAAGAACAGAAAACAATTAAGGCAATTGTTGATGCAAG TCAATATGCACTCTCGATCGTTCTTGTTGGAGTTGGCGATGGACCGTGGGAAGACATGAAGAGCTTTGATGACAAGATACCTGCAAGAGAATTTGACAATTTTCAG TTTGTCAACTTCACTGACATTATGTCCAAAAACAAGACTCCTTCAGAGAAAGAAACAGCATTTGCTCTTGCTGCCCTCATGGAGATCCCCATCCAATATAAAGCAGCAGCTGAGCTTCATTTAATCGG TCAAAGGACGGGAAGAGCTAAAAAAGTGGCTCTGCGGCCTCCTCCAGTTCCTTATGCTCGTCGTGCACCAACAGAACGTCAAGAAAGCGACCTCTCAGCAACCATAACAAATGAAGCACAG GCATGTCCTATTTGTCTGACTAATGGGAAGGACTTGGCCTTCAGCTGCGGTCACATG ACTTGTAGAGAATGTGGATCAAGGGTGTCCAACTGCCCCATCTGCCGTCAGCGGATAACTGAGCGCATCAGGCTGTACGCTTGA